A part of Bacillus thuringiensis genomic DNA contains:
- a CDS encoding MFS transporter, translated as MRRMKEMLQLFRNKVYARFFLANILERLGSMIAGVSLMFYLLDQYGKQPVYATMTQIMMALPALIFFLLVGTVVDRFDRQRICTVSNICCSLCNIGILISLYYGMIILVFIFLFLENACIQFFSPSEQSMIQGVVESDQYGAAAGVNQMVNSLYALFGVGIATMVYWTFGIYGSILVNTLTFIMSGILIQTISISEKVRLPNGRTKWKEVNLKMLITEFQEGIKYIYQNDTLKKLLLGFIVFGLLNGILSVSTTYILKYKLAPATYESLAMVGGVVGGISLLIGSIVATSIGKKYAPKSIIVFGMAGSGVFFGMCYFVNYVWSFYVCIAFATFFLPFINVAIMGWMYEIVEESFMGRVQSLLSPLTTGFQLLSLGAIAMLFPKWIRADTLYIILFGLLFFVTCLYQAILPSGKKRVQSIAEEM; from the coding sequence ATACGAAGGATGAAAGAAATGCTACAGTTATTTCGCAACAAAGTGTATGCACGTTTTTTTCTAGCAAATATTTTAGAACGACTCGGTTCTATGATTGCTGGAGTTTCTTTAATGTTTTACTTGCTTGATCAATACGGAAAACAACCAGTTTACGCAACGATGACACAAATTATGATGGCATTACCTGCATTAATCTTTTTTCTATTAGTAGGGACAGTAGTGGATCGTTTTGATAGACAGCGTATTTGTACGGTAAGTAATATATGTTGTTCGCTCTGTAATATCGGAATTCTAATTTCGCTTTATTACGGGATGATTATACTCGTCTTTATATTTTTATTTTTGGAAAATGCATGTATACAATTTTTCTCTCCATCAGAACAGTCGATGATACAGGGAGTAGTTGAATCAGACCAGTACGGTGCAGCAGCAGGTGTGAATCAAATGGTAAATAGTTTATATGCTTTGTTTGGTGTAGGAATTGCAACGATGGTGTATTGGACTTTTGGAATATACGGGAGCATTTTAGTAAATACGCTCACTTTTATTATGAGTGGTATTTTGATTCAAACGATCTCCATTTCAGAAAAAGTTCGTTTACCAAATGGTAGAACAAAATGGAAAGAAGTTAATTTGAAGATGTTAATAACAGAGTTTCAAGAAGGGATCAAGTATATATATCAAAATGACACTTTAAAAAAATTACTTTTAGGATTTATCGTATTTGGACTATTAAATGGTATTTTAAGTGTATCCACTACTTACATATTAAAATACAAATTAGCACCAGCAACGTATGAAAGTTTAGCGATGGTGGGCGGTGTAGTGGGAGGGATTTCATTACTAATTGGAAGCATAGTAGCAACGAGTATAGGTAAGAAATATGCACCAAAATCTATTATTGTTTTTGGTATGGCAGGCTCAGGAGTCTTCTTCGGTATGTGTTACTTTGTAAATTACGTATGGTCTTTTTATGTATGTATCGCTTTTGCGACTTTCTTTTTACCGTTTATTAATGTTGCAATCATGGGCTGGATGTATGAAATTGTAGAAGAATCATTCATGGGACGTGTTCAAAGTTTACTTAGTCCATTAACGACAGGATTCCAGCTGTTATCTCTCGGTGCGATAGCGATGTTGTTCCCGAAATGGATTCGTGCAGATACATTGTATATTATTTTATTTGGTTTATTATTTTTTGTTACGTGTTTATATCAAGCCATTTTACCTAGTGGGAAGAAACGCGTGCAAAGTATAGCTGAAGAGATGTAA
- a CDS encoding ABC transporter permease subunit yields MLMRIAKWCGVTCLQLVAAILCIICLGALPRLFKGLQIDLIGFWNTIVFLGGKLLQPSEITYGFRDSRKLFPQIWIHYFETMIVFLSAFLLSLLIAYILVVWVLQRSHIKQKMWNGVFLTLESIPDILLILLSQLLVVIMFQKTGFMPIKLAGLGEERIRLLPIICLTIPTTLLFIKLLLLRFKEELEKEYSLFAKSKGLSLRHILTHHISRNVLLTTIYYAKTNILFMLSNLYIIEWIFNTYGMFVFVKENSKLEIFTVSLVILYVPLFILFRILHTLLQNVIKERV; encoded by the coding sequence ATGTTGATGCGAATTGCTAAGTGGTGTGGCGTCACTTGTTTACAACTAGTAGCTGCAATTTTATGTATAATCTGCCTAGGTGCGCTACCGCGTTTATTTAAGGGATTGCAAATTGATTTAATCGGTTTTTGGAACACGATTGTATTTCTCGGAGGAAAGTTATTGCAACCGAGTGAAATAACATATGGATTTCGAGACTCAAGAAAATTATTTCCGCAAATATGGATTCATTATTTTGAAACGATGATTGTATTTTTATCAGCTTTTTTACTATCTTTGCTTATAGCGTATATACTTGTCGTTTGGGTATTGCAGCGTTCTCATATAAAACAGAAAATGTGGAACGGGGTTTTTCTTACGCTTGAGAGTATACCAGATATATTACTTATTTTATTATCACAACTTCTTGTCGTAATTATGTTTCAAAAAACAGGATTTATGCCGATCAAACTGGCTGGATTAGGGGAAGAAAGGATACGTTTGTTACCGATTATATGTCTTACAATACCGACAACATTATTGTTTATTAAACTTTTGTTATTACGATTTAAAGAAGAATTAGAGAAGGAATATAGTTTGTTTGCCAAGAGTAAAGGGCTAAGCTTACGGCATATTTTGACACATCATATTTCAAGAAATGTTTTATTGACGACAATTTATTATGCGAAAACAAATATTTTATTTATGCTTTCCAATTTATATATTATTGAATGGATATTTAATACATATGGTATGTTTGTATTTGTAAAAGAAAATTCTAAATTAGAAATATTTACAGTGAGTCTAGTAATATTATACGTACCGCTTTTTATACTATTTCGTATATTACATACGCTTTTACAAAATGTTATAAAGGAGCGTGTGTAA
- a CDS encoding ABC transporter permease subunit, with protein MWQVVKRDVRFWIGITFLSVLMIVSIGYTVFFDGNIRELTMMYNEKGELEAAPFSPSSTFWFGSDVKGRDLVQLIIEGAKWTVGASIIIAILRVIVGGGIGLLLGMYGKRSFPVISSFFDPFSIVPMVMISYFMLNEVLTFDSGAEVVPLYLRVAFQIIVLVCFAVPTVMLYVAQEVKRIKKEEFMLAATVLGGSKWHRLKRHIWPHMLPSFLLLVAQQFVSTLLLLLHLGLLQLFFGGTITFSGMDPDSVTKEWTGLIGQNFRHLTTHTWIVLIPIAFYSMTILAGNLVSNSMQDAIKLGNVKMPKSKDKEVKEEKRVQTQTNVNDFSFYREIQK; from the coding sequence ATGTGGCAAGTTGTAAAAAGAGATGTGAGATTTTGGATAGGTATTACTTTTTTGAGTGTACTAATGATTGTTAGTATTGGATATACGGTGTTTTTTGATGGGAATATTCGTGAACTTACGATGATGTATAACGAAAAAGGGGAACTAGAGGCAGCACCATTTTCGCCATCAAGTACATTTTGGTTTGGAAGTGATGTGAAAGGTCGTGACCTTGTTCAATTAATAATAGAAGGTGCAAAATGGACAGTTGGAGCGAGTATAATTATAGCGATTTTACGAGTTATAGTGGGAGGGGGAATTGGTTTACTTCTTGGTATGTATGGTAAACGTTCTTTTCCAGTTATTTCATCCTTTTTTGATCCTTTTAGTATTGTACCGATGGTTATGATTTCTTATTTTATGTTAAATGAAGTTTTAACGTTTGATAGTGGAGCGGAAGTTGTGCCGTTATATTTGCGTGTGGCATTTCAAATTATAGTACTTGTATGCTTTGCTGTACCAACGGTGATGTTGTATGTAGCGCAAGAAGTAAAGCGTATTAAGAAAGAAGAATTTATGTTGGCAGCTACTGTGCTCGGCGGAAGTAAGTGGCATAGGTTGAAGCGCCATATATGGCCGCATATGTTACCATCATTTCTTTTATTAGTAGCGCAACAATTTGTAAGTACTTTATTACTACTTTTACACCTTGGTTTATTGCAATTATTTTTTGGTGGAACAATAACCTTCAGTGGAATGGATCCAGATAGTGTAACAAAGGAATGGACGGGTCTAATTGGTCAAAACTTCCGCCATTTAACTACACATACGTGGATTGTACTTATACCAATTGCTTTTTATAGTATGACAATTTTAGCTGGAAATCTAGTTAGTAATAGTATGCAAGATGCGATTAAACTAGGAAATGTAAAAATGCCTAAGAGCAAGGATAAAGAAGTAAAGGAAGAGAAACGAGTACAAACACAAACTAATGTGAATGATTTTTCTTTTTATAGAGAAATACAAAAATAA
- a CDS encoding pyruvate oxidase has translation MFGKTAGEALVDLLIDWGVEHIYGMPGDSINSIIEALRKKQDKIKFIQVRHEEAGALAAAAYAKLTGKLGVCMAIAGPGAIHLLNGLYDAKLDKAPVLAISGQVETDLLGTDFFQEVNLERLFDDVAVYNQRIMSAEQLPAVVNQAIRMAYTKKGVSVLTIPDDVPKFEVKNGARVTNTSFTSPELFPQNEDLDEAKIAITEAKKPVILAGKGAKHARESLLTFAEHIGAPIVLTLPAKGIIPDEHPLCIGGLGLIGTKPSYEAMKHADTLIMVGTSYPFTGFLPEKAKTIHIDTDPAQIGKRYATDIGLAGDADKTLKWLIENVEKHEDHSFLVHHQEMMKKWEEKLHNQEDDSSTPIKPQRVMHALQQVAHDDAILSVDVGNVTVWTARHFRMTNQQFIISSWLATLGCGLPGALAGKIAFPDKQVFAVCGDGGFGMTMNDFVTAVKYKLPIVVVVLNNNKIAMIKFEQEVMGNIEFGTDLTNPDFAKYAEACGGIGYRVENVDELLPAFESAVKQNRPCIIDVVVDANEAPMPAKITFGQAAGYTKHMIKELFEEGKIDLPPL, from the coding sequence ATGTTTGGGAAAACAGCTGGTGAAGCATTAGTTGATTTATTAATTGACTGGGGAGTAGAACACATATACGGTATGCCTGGAGATTCTATCAATTCTATCATTGAAGCTTTAAGAAAAAAACAAGATAAAATTAAATTCATTCAAGTTCGCCATGAAGAAGCTGGTGCATTAGCAGCTGCTGCTTATGCAAAATTAACAGGAAAACTTGGTGTTTGCATGGCAATTGCAGGGCCAGGTGCTATTCATTTATTAAACGGTTTATATGATGCCAAACTCGACAAGGCTCCTGTACTAGCAATTTCAGGTCAAGTAGAAACCGATTTACTCGGGACGGATTTTTTCCAAGAAGTAAACTTAGAAAGATTGTTCGATGATGTTGCGGTTTATAACCAACGCATTATGTCAGCAGAACAGCTACCAGCTGTCGTGAATCAAGCAATTAGAATGGCTTATACGAAAAAAGGTGTATCTGTTCTTACGATTCCAGATGATGTCCCGAAATTCGAAGTGAAAAATGGTGCCCGTGTTACAAATACTTCTTTTACTTCGCCTGAGTTATTTCCACAAAATGAAGATTTAGATGAAGCGAAAATCGCAATAACTGAAGCGAAAAAGCCTGTTATTTTAGCTGGAAAAGGTGCGAAACATGCAAGAGAATCCTTACTTACATTCGCAGAACACATTGGTGCTCCAATCGTACTTACATTACCAGCTAAAGGCATTATTCCTGATGAACATCCACTTTGCATCGGTGGATTAGGATTAATTGGAACGAAACCTTCTTATGAAGCAATGAAACATGCGGATACTTTAATTATGGTTGGTACTTCTTATCCGTTCACTGGTTTCTTACCTGAAAAAGCAAAAACAATCCATATCGATACAGATCCTGCCCAAATCGGAAAACGTTATGCCACAGATATAGGCTTAGCCGGTGATGCTGATAAAACATTAAAATGGTTAATTGAAAATGTAGAAAAACACGAGGACCATTCCTTCTTAGTGCATCATCAAGAAATGATGAAAAAGTGGGAAGAAAAATTACACAATCAAGAAGACGATTCTTCTACTCCAATTAAGCCACAACGCGTTATGCATGCACTGCAACAAGTGGCTCATGATGATGCAATATTATCAGTCGATGTCGGAAATGTAACAGTATGGACTGCAAGACACTTCCGTATGACAAACCAACAATTTATCATTTCTAGCTGGCTCGCAACACTTGGCTGTGGTTTACCTGGTGCCCTTGCTGGAAAAATTGCTTTCCCAGATAAACAAGTATTTGCTGTTTGTGGTGATGGTGGTTTCGGAATGACAATGAACGATTTCGTAACAGCTGTTAAATATAAACTGCCCATCGTTGTTGTCGTTCTAAATAATAATAAGATCGCCATGATTAAATTCGAACAAGAAGTTATGGGGAATATCGAATTTGGTACAGACTTAACAAACCCTGATTTTGCAAAATACGCAGAGGCGTGCGGAGGTATTGGATACCGTGTTGAGAATGTAGATGAACTACTTCCTGCTTTCGAAAGTGCGGTAAAGCAAAATAGACCGTGTATTATTGATGTAGTTGTAGATGCAAACGAAGCACCAATGCCAGCAAAAATCACCTTTGGTCAAGCCGCTGGTTATACGAAGCATATGATAAAAGAATTGTTTGAAGAAGGTAAGATTGATTTACCTCCACTATAA
- a CDS encoding ZIP family metal transporter, with amino-acid sequence MERLWIPMIVTFFSFGGLLLGGAVGIATRQLIEEKMHRLYALCGGILFGLLSLEIIPETFSSYEMIGPILGIAIGILVMSLLDNYCHHPMIHKKDRQAWQTFLFLSFAIFIHNIPSGFALGTAFINHNDSAIPFLIAIVVHHIPEGLALIIPFLFTKHKYISFLLTTLLLSLILGTGTVFGILMEGKALHLQGLIMGSAIGSLGYVTIHEMLWKAKKQLSFLTFLTWATSGFLLITVFALFAGHH; translated from the coding sequence ATGGAACGATTATGGATTCCAATGATTGTTACGTTTTTTTCATTCGGTGGATTACTATTAGGCGGTGCTGTTGGCATTGCTACGCGCCAGCTAATTGAGGAAAAAATGCATCGTTTATACGCATTATGTGGCGGTATTTTATTCGGGTTATTATCACTTGAAATTATTCCTGAAACATTTTCAAGCTATGAAATGATTGGGCCTATACTTGGTATAGCCATCGGTATTTTAGTTATGAGCTTATTAGATAACTATTGTCATCACCCAATGATCCATAAAAAAGATCGACAAGCATGGCAAACCTTCCTTTTTCTCTCTTTCGCTATATTTATTCATAATATACCGAGTGGATTTGCGTTAGGTACAGCTTTTATAAATCATAATGACTCTGCCATTCCGTTTTTAATAGCAATTGTCGTTCACCATATTCCAGAAGGTTTAGCATTAATTATCCCCTTTCTCTTTACAAAGCATAAATATATTTCCTTTTTATTAACGACTTTATTACTTTCACTTATTCTCGGTACAGGTACTGTTTTTGGCATTTTGATGGAAGGAAAAGCTCTTCATTTACAAGGACTCATTATGGGAAGCGCTATTGGTTCACTTGGATATGTCACAATTCATGAAATGCTGTGGAAAGCTAAGAAACAGCTCTCTTTCCTGACATTTCTAACGTGGGCAACTAGTGGTTTTTTACTAATAACAGTGTTCGCTTTATTCGCTGGTCATCATTAA
- a CDS encoding class I SAM-dependent methyltransferase, whose amino-acid sequence MKWGISLHTKWSLSEYENPKRYDIENKSLSDFPFLLSWAQKLNIQNEWVLDIACGTGRVTLPFIENGYQMIGVDIHEGMLAEAKRKSREYKKVKWLQQDCLQLKIEETIPLAFMVGHGFQHFLTNTDQNKLLTSIHHVLADNGIFIFDTRFPSKEELIQPSTEEYWTTVNDEKGRKCDLYTEMIYDSIQQIQHYITTRRFYKNDVLVEELKTTIDLRYTYPQELERLLAGNGFELLHIYNDWEGNELGEDCYSMVVVCRKK is encoded by the coding sequence ATGAAATGGGGAATAAGTTTGCATACAAAATGGAGTCTATCCGAATACGAAAATCCAAAACGATATGATATAGAAAATAAAAGTTTGTCAGATTTTCCGTTCTTACTATCATGGGCGCAAAAACTAAATATACAAAATGAATGGGTTTTAGACATTGCCTGCGGAACAGGAAGAGTTACACTTCCATTCATAGAAAACGGATATCAAATGATTGGTGTAGATATACATGAAGGCATGCTTGCTGAAGCGAAGAGAAAATCTAGGGAGTATAAAAAAGTAAAATGGCTACAACAAGACTGCTTACAATTAAAGATTGAAGAAACGATTCCATTAGCATTTATGGTTGGCCATGGATTTCAGCATTTTCTTACGAATACAGATCAAAATAAGTTATTAACATCTATTCATCACGTATTAGCTGACAATGGTATATTCATATTCGATACACGTTTTCCTTCAAAAGAAGAATTAATACAACCATCCACAGAAGAATATTGGACCACTGTTAATGATGAAAAGGGCAGAAAATGTGATCTATATACTGAAATGATATATGATTCAATTCAACAAATACAACACTACATAACAACAAGAAGGTTTTATAAAAATGATGTGCTAGTGGAGGAACTGAAAACAACGATAGATCTTCGATATACGTATCCGCAGGAGTTAGAAAGATTACTAGCAGGGAATGGTTTTGAATTATTACATATATATAATGATTGGGAAGGGAACGAATTAGGGGAAGATTGCTACTCAATGGTGGTTGTTTGTCGGAAGAAATAA
- a CDS encoding immunity protein Imm33 domain-containing protein → MSWYLDNVYELNKEAPYTFYLPSSNILGELKVGDLVKLIFVTKSEEDDGFHGERMWVAITEMNEGGFIGKLDNEPYRLDLKIGDKISFGIENICDTEYDDPASSDWDFYFDTKVIVSNDVLEKREFNFMLKEDSREEGDSGWSILSGYESDDYVNDPKNFQIISIGVILNIDDSILKFLEEPPLCAYERNDKGRFYKIEDYDWDAYLNG, encoded by the coding sequence ATGTCTTGGTACTTAGATAATGTTTATGAATTAAATAAAGAAGCTCCATATACATTCTACCTTCCTAGCTCAAACATTTTAGGGGAATTAAAGGTTGGAGATTTAGTAAAGTTAATTTTTGTAACTAAAAGCGAAGAAGATGATGGATTTCATGGTGAAAGAATGTGGGTTGCAATCACTGAAATGAATGAGGGGGGATTTATAGGGAAGCTCGACAATGAACCGTATCGCTTAGATTTAAAAATAGGTGACAAAATTTCATTTGGAATTGAAAATATATGTGATACGGAATATGATGATCCAGCTTCAAGTGATTGGGACTTTTATTTTGATACGAAAGTAATTGTTAGTAATGATGTACTTGAAAAAAGAGAATTTAACTTTATGCTTAAAGAGGATTCAAGAGAAGAAGGTGACTCTGGTTGGTCAATATTAAGTGGCTATGAAAGTGATGACTATGTAAATGATCCTAAAAACTTTCAAATTATTTCAATTGGAGTCATATTGAATATAGATGATTCTATTTTAAAATTTCTTGAGGAACCACCTTTATGTGCATATGAAAGAAATGATAAAGGTAGATTCTATAAGATTGAAGACTATGATTGGGATGCGTATTTAAATGGATAG
- a CDS encoding DUF6843 domain-containing protein, which produces MDRRIYYVVKKSTFCFGIILTLFLSGCISFSKETTDTIYVIPEEYEGDLIVLYNVPGAEPLQEEDGFSVVTFSADGIAVTSTQNMKYGTVNDIYYTVNKEGKRTKLGSSCIRLVATGSRTENSWEFPLANLEVTRTACSKEFSANGREVPENQEHPAEKKMRDLMQHVQEQYMKKVK; this is translated from the coding sequence ATGGATAGAAGAATTTACTACGTTGTAAAGAAAAGTACATTTTGTTTCGGAATCATATTAACGTTATTTTTAAGTGGATGTATCAGTTTTAGTAAAGAAACGACAGATACAATTTACGTAATTCCTGAAGAATACGAAGGGGATTTAATTGTACTATATAACGTACCTGGTGCGGAGCCGTTACAGGAAGAAGATGGATTTAGTGTTGTTACTTTCTCAGCTGACGGTATTGCTGTGACATCTACACAAAATATGAAATATGGTACAGTGAATGATATATATTACACAGTAAATAAAGAAGGGAAGCGTACGAAGCTTGGTTCTAGCTGTATACGCCTTGTCGCAACTGGAAGTAGAACCGAAAATTCGTGGGAATTCCCGCTTGCAAACTTAGAAGTAACTCGTACAGCATGTTCTAAAGAATTTTCAGCAAATGGTAGAGAGGTACCAGAGAACCAAGAACATCCTGCTGAAAAGAAGATGAGAGATTTAATGCAGCATGTCCAAGAACAGTATATGAAAAAAGTGAAATAG
- a CDS encoding MBL fold metallo-hydrolase, which produces MQQIKKIGNSFWYMTPVSETDRPILGMVVGKEKTLMIDAGNSEEHAQLFLEMLKEQNVSNPDFVALTHWHWDHIFGLPVLQDALSIAHSETKKEMSTLVSYEWTDEALDTRVKEGTEIEFCADCIKKEFEEKARNINIIPPTLTFQDQLELDLGEVTCVLKHVGGDHAHDSVVMYIKEEKILFLGDCIYADIFSSKWNYTTKRTFKLIEELEKFDAETYILSHGTAINRDEFLQEIHLLKTVGTYTEAHKGDEENIKEAYKRDIDRELNEDELETITFFVNGYEMVNL; this is translated from the coding sequence ATGCAGCAAATTAAAAAAATAGGAAACTCATTTTGGTATATGACACCAGTTTCTGAAACAGATAGACCTATATTAGGAATGGTTGTTGGAAAAGAAAAAACTTTAATGATCGATGCAGGGAATTCAGAAGAACATGCACAATTGTTTTTAGAAATGTTAAAAGAACAAAATGTATCGAATCCTGATTTTGTAGCACTAACGCATTGGCATTGGGATCATATTTTTGGATTACCTGTACTACAAGATGCATTGTCTATTGCACATTCTGAAACGAAAAAAGAGATGAGCACACTGGTTTCTTATGAATGGACAGATGAAGCTTTGGACACACGTGTAAAAGAGGGTACTGAAATTGAATTTTGTGCGGATTGCATCAAAAAAGAGTTTGAAGAAAAAGCGAGAAATATTAACATAATTCCTCCGACCTTAACGTTCCAGGATCAACTTGAATTAGACCTTGGTGAAGTGACATGCGTGTTAAAACATGTAGGCGGAGATCATGCACATGACTCTGTTGTTATGTATATAAAAGAAGAGAAGATATTGTTTTTAGGAGACTGTATATATGCAGATATTTTTTCTTCGAAGTGGAACTATACGACGAAACGAACTTTTAAATTAATAGAAGAGTTGGAGAAGTTTGATGCTGAAACCTATATACTTTCTCATGGGACAGCGATAAATCGAGATGAGTTTTTACAAGAAATACATTTGCTGAAAACAGTAGGAACATATACAGAAGCTCATAAAGGCGATGAAGAGAACATAAAGGAAGCGTATAAACGAGACATAGATAGAGAATTAAATGAAGATGAATTAGAAACAATAACGTTTTTTGTAAATGGTTATGAAATGGTGAATCTATAA
- a CDS encoding nucleoside hydrolase, translated as MMKKVYFNHDGGVDDLISLFLLLQMDNVKLTGVSVIPADCYLEPAMSASRKIIDRFGRDNIEVAASNSRAKNPFPKEWRMHAFYVDALPILNESGKVVTPMAAKPAHHHLIETLLQTEGKTILLFTGPLTDLARALYEAPIIEDKIERLVWMGGTFRTAGNVHEPEHDGTAEWNSFWDPEAVARVWESNIEIDLVTLESTNQVPLTIDIREQWAKERKYIGVDFLGQCYAMVPPLVHFSTNSTYYLWDVLTTALVENTSLAKTQTINSIVHTYGPSQGRTEETADGRPVNVVYDVNHNEFFDYITGLAKKVSN; from the coding sequence ATGATGAAAAAAGTGTACTTCAATCATGATGGTGGTGTAGATGATTTAATCTCATTATTTTTATTACTTCAGATGGATAATGTCAAACTTACAGGTGTTTCAGTTATCCCTGCAGATTGCTATTTAGAACCCGCAATGTCTGCAAGTCGCAAAATTATTGATCGCTTCGGCAGAGATAATATTGAAGTAGCCGCATCAAATTCCCGTGCGAAAAATCCATTTCCAAAAGAATGGCGGATGCATGCATTTTATGTAGATGCTTTACCAATTTTAAATGAGTCGGGAAAAGTTGTAACACCTATGGCAGCAAAGCCTGCACATCACCATTTAATAGAAACGCTTCTACAAACGGAAGGAAAAACAATTTTATTATTTACTGGGCCCCTAACTGACCTTGCTCGTGCATTATACGAAGCTCCCATCATCGAAGATAAAATTGAACGTCTCGTTTGGATGGGTGGTACATTTCGTACTGCAGGCAATGTACATGAACCAGAGCATGATGGAACAGCTGAGTGGAATTCGTTTTGGGATCCAGAAGCAGTAGCTCGTGTATGGGAATCAAATATTGAAATCGACTTAGTGACACTAGAAAGTACAAACCAAGTTCCGTTAACTATAGACATTCGTGAACAGTGGGCAAAAGAGAGAAAGTATATTGGTGTTGATTTCCTTGGTCAATGCTATGCAATGGTTCCCCCTCTCGTTCACTTCTCAACGAACTCTACTTACTATTTATGGGACGTACTAACTACCGCGCTTGTCGAAAACACTAGCCTTGCAAAAACTCAAACAATTAATAGTATCGTTCATACATACGGACCAAGCCAAGGACGTACAGAGGAAACTGCTGATGGACGACCTGTAAATGTCGTATATGATGTAAACCACAATGAGTTTTTCGACTATATAACTGGGTTAGCAAAGAAAGTCTCAAATTAA
- a CDS encoding DUF2441 domain-containing protein: MHKQEFYAYHIVTRKKMNIGQIIQFDNNQTNTLYRFFFEREQLNTDSEDCMQILNKYYTNDGLHINTENAQVVMNYMDQTIRAIREAIVEMVRLQEFPEYPSRLSCLYAAKSYEGALKWKALFDSYNREVLQIVKLRVIGSYFEGDGNLLPKEDGIPFSQKIEQAREYWKGNIRNELPELLIDGEIEVVEIIDDFSSIHV; encoded by the coding sequence ATGCATAAACAAGAGTTTTACGCATATCACATCGTAACAAGGAAAAAAATGAACATTGGACAAATCATTCAGTTTGATAATAATCAAACTAATACTCTATATCGCTTCTTTTTTGAAAGAGAGCAATTAAATACTGACAGTGAAGATTGCATGCAAATTTTAAATAAGTATTATACAAATGACGGATTACATATAAATACTGAAAATGCTCAAGTAGTTATGAATTATATGGATCAAACAATTAGAGCCATTAGAGAAGCGATTGTGGAAATGGTTAGGCTACAAGAATTCCCTGAATACCCTTCCAGATTATCTTGTTTATACGCTGCAAAAAGCTATGAAGGTGCTTTAAAATGGAAAGCATTATTTGATTCTTACAATCGAGAAGTTTTACAGATTGTTAAACTACGAGTGATTGGAAGTTATTTTGAAGGTGACGGGAATCTTTTACCGAAAGAAGATGGTATTCCTTTTTCTCAAAAAATCGAACAAGCTAGAGAGTATTGGAAAGGAAATATTAGAAATGAACTTCCTGAGCTACTGATTGATGGCGAAATTGAAGTGGTGGAAATTATTGATGACTTTTCCTCAATTCATGTTTAA
- a CDS encoding DUF2798 domain-containing protein: protein MPTTRKENLQFGMMMCLGMVIVMTFYNLLLNGAGGSIHIKEIALELLIGFIIALLIEICIVGPCAKKIVLALPFDKSKKINIIVAMATTMVIGMVFFMSFFGMAMMYLHNGLHGGSFISIYFSIFIKNFMMAYPLQLIVMGPLVRFLFAKFVLKKSVNVA from the coding sequence TTGCCAACAACAAGAAAGGAAAACCTCCAATTTGGTATGATGATGTGCCTTGGGATGGTTATTGTAATGACGTTTTATAACTTATTACTGAACGGTGCGGGAGGGTCAATTCATATTAAGGAGATCGCATTAGAACTATTAATTGGATTCATTATTGCACTATTAATTGAAATATGTATCGTTGGACCTTGTGCAAAAAAAATAGTATTGGCGTTACCGTTTGATAAATCGAAGAAAATAAATATTATAGTTGCGATGGCGACAACTATGGTAATCGGAATGGTTTTCTTTATGTCATTTTTCGGTATGGCTATGATGTATTTACATAATGGGCTACATGGTGGCTCATTCATTTCTATTTACTTTTCAATTTTTATTAAAAACTTTATGATGGCATATCCACTACAATTAATCGTTATGGGACCGCTAGTACGTTTCTTATTTGCAAAGTTTGTTTTGAAGAAATCTGTTAATGTAGCGTAA